DNA from Geobacillus vulcani PSS1:
TTGTTTCGCGCCGCCCGTCAATTTATGCAGTATAAGAAGCTGATATGCATTACATACTAATAAAGGAATCAACATCAAATACAGCCAATCGCGGTCGTTGATGCGCAATACGGGAAACCATTCAATAACCGTAACGACGACCATAAAGAACAAAGCTGGAACGAACGCCCCCTTGTTCGTCTGTGCGCTCTTGACGTAGGCAACAACGAGACCAACCGCCAAAATAAACAATGCGGTCAATAGATACGGAATGATTGAATCCCCCCTGTCCGCAAAAGCCATGTAGCGGAAATACACTAAATCGAACAGCACAAACATAATCAAAACAACCTGCACGGCGTTCCATAGCGAACGGAAGATGCCAAGCCCGAACCGATGGACGGTTAAATAAGCAAAAAAACCCGCCTGACTGATCACGCTGAAAATAAAGCCAACGCCGATATGCCATAAAAAAACAGCCATAAACTCCACCATTTCCAGGCGCAACAACAAGCGCCCGAACTCCTCCCAGTTGAAAACAATGCCGACAGCCGCCGTGGCGATACCGCCGATCAGCAGCGTCGACAAAAATAAACGCACCCATTTGCGGCTGTTCACTGCTTCATCCTCCATCATTTCAGCATAACCCGCTTACCATTTTACCAACGCTCTTGTGAAAAAGCTAGCTCCGATCTCCCTCCATGCATATTTTTTTCACCAACATTCATATTAAGGGTGAGGGATTTTTGCAGAAAGGAGCTCACTTTCATGAACAAATATTTACCGCTCCTCTTGCTCAGTTTTCTCGTTCTTGGTTCCTGTGCCCCTCAAGAAATCAGCCCTCCTCCCCCGGATTATGACGAAACAAAAAAGATGGTTGTTGACATTTTAAAAACCGACGAGGGAAAAAAGGCGATTCAAGATATTATGTCGGAAGACCAGATGAAGCAACAGCTGGTCATAGATCAAAAAGCTGTAAAAGAAACATTGCAGCAAATGCTGACATCTGATCAAGGAAAAAAATTTTGGGAAAATGCGCTAAAAGACCCGAAATTCGCTGAAAGTTTTGCCAAAGGGCTGCAAGCAGAACATGAAAAAATGATGAAGGCGCTCATGAAAGATCCCGATTACCAGGCGCTGATGATCGATATTTTAAAAGATCCAGAAATGGAAAAAGCCATGGTCGATGTCTTAAAAAGCAAAGAGTTCCGCCAACATTTGCAAAAGGTGATCACCGACACGTTGAACAGCCCGCTGTATCAGGCGAAAATTCAAGATATGTTGATGAAAGCAGCTGAAACGGTTCAGCAAGGTGGAGAAAAACAAGGTGAAGAAGGCGGAGGGGAAGGGGGAGAGGGAGAAGAAAGCACCGGCAATCAGCAAGGCGGAGGAGGTTAATCAAACGAAAAAGCGTCCGTGCGCTGAAAACCGCCACCGCTCTAATCGGCGGTTTCTCGCCATCGGACGCTTTTTGCGAAACTGATTAATATTTCGCAACGATTTTGCGGGCGATATCCATATAAATTTTACCGATCGGATGATCTTCTGCGTAAACGGACGGAGCGAAGTCGTCGTCGTTCCAATCCGGCTGCTGAAGCGGCAACTGCCCTAACAGCTCGGTTTGCAGTTCTTTGGCCAACTTTTCTCCCCCACCCTTGCCGAAGACATACTCCCGCTCTCCTGTTTTCCGGCTTTCGTAGTACGACATATTTTCGATCACGCCGATAATTTCGTGTTCGGTGCGCAACGCCATGGCTCCAGCGCGGGCAGCGACAAACGCAGCGGTCGGATGCGGAGTCGTGACGATAATTTCTTTGCACGACGGCAAGAGCGTATGGACGTCCAAGGCGACATCGCCCGTGCCAGGGGGCAAGTCAAGCAGCAAGTAATCCAAGTCTCCCCATTCGACCTCTTTGAAAAAGTTGTTCAACATTTTCCCAAGCATCGGGCCGCGCCAAATGACCGGGGCGTTGTCCTCGACGAAAAAGGCCATCGAAATGACTTTGACGCCAAACCGTTCGACCGGGATGATTTTGTCGCCCCTCACGGTCGGACGCTCCGTAATGCCCATCATGTCTGGAACGCTGAACCCGTAAATGTCCGCGTCAATGAGCCCGACTTTTTTGCCGAGCCGGGCGAGCGCGACCGCCAAATTGACGGAAACGGTTGACTTGCCGACTCCACCTTTGCCGCTGGCGATGGCGATATACGTCGTTTTTTGCTTGTTTTCGCTATATTTCTCGACCACATCGCGCGGCAGTTCGGCGAACCGCAGACCGACCGTCGCAAAGCCCGCATCTTTCAGCTGCTGGACGATCGCCGTTTGCACGCGAAGCTGCTCGGGCGTTCCGGTTTTGGCAAGCGCGATTTTCACGCTGACATGGTTTTTCTCTTCCTTAATTTTGATTTCTTGGATGGCATTCGTCTCTTTAAACGTTTTGTTTAGAAAGGGATCTTTCATCTTTTCAAGAATGGCGCGCACTTCGGTTTCTGTCAACATCGTATTCACCAACCCTTTTGCAAATCAATGGTCGTTTCTACATGTTATCATACCATAAATCGGCAAACAGCCGCCATGTTGGACTTGCTCCCACACTCCCCGTGGTTGAAAAGGGATAATTTTCCGTTCCTTTTGGCGAAACGAGACCGGTCGGTTGTCTCCTCTATTCCAATCATAAAAAAATCCCCGCTACTCGCGAGGCGTATGTTCGTTGGAAAAGTAGCGAAGCACTCCTTTATAAATCGAGGCGGCCAGCTTCGTTTGGTAGCCATCAGACACAAGCAGTTCTCGCTCATCGGGATTCGACAAAAACCCAACCTCGACAAGCGCGCCGGGGATTTTTGCATGCTTGAGCAAATAGACCGTATCAATCATTTTTGCCAGCCGATGCGTATTCTCCAAATTGCGCCGCAATTCCGCTTGAATCAATCTTGCCAGCCGCTCGTTTTCGATGAAAGACCCGTAATAAAACGTCTGCGCCCCTCGCCAACGCGGCGACGGGATGGCGTTGAGATGGATGCTGATGAAAAGATCAGCATTCGATCGATTGACGAAAGCCGTTCGTTCGAGCAAATCCTCCGTTTTCCGTCGGCTGTAGCCGCGTGTTGACGGACCGGCCAAATCCCGATCCGTCTCGCGCGTCATCAGGACGAGCGCCCCTTGCTGTTGCAGATAATCGCGCAGCTTTTTCGCCACGTTGAGTGCGATGTCCTTTTCCAACGCCTCACCCCCGACGGCGCCGCCGTCCGGCCCACCATGACCAGGATCCAATACGATGATCCTCCCCGATAACGGGAGATTCCATGATTTTGTTGATGTCATATTGGAAAATAAAAACGGAAATAGCAAAGTGATCATAAGGGCAACGCCAGCAAAAGCGACCAGCCACTTCCATTTTTCCCTCATTGTTTCTCCTCCCGCACGTTTCCCTTCTCTATCTTATATGGGACAAGGCGCGGGAATAGAACTCATTCAGCGAAGTTTTAGACGACGCCGTTTTTTGCCCCGCTCAAATCCTTCCATCCACCAGTTGCCGATATATTGTTCACACACATCATATAGCGATTGGCTAAGGAAATCGTCGTCGATATTGCCCCAAAAACAAAGAAAATCAAACAGCGTATCGATTAAATATTTTTCTTCTTGAGCACATCGGCAGCGTACGCTGTCCGCTGTCTCTCCATAATAGCCGAATCGGCTGTAGCGAGCACCGAGCAAATACGCTTCAATGGCCAGATCAATGCAGCCTTCCTCAACAACGGATGGGAACATTCGATACGCCGTATAAAACGGAACAAAGTGCTCAAGCGCTTTGGTCCGTAATTTCTCAAGTGACAGTTCGCGCAACATAGTTCGTTCATAGCGAAGCTGCTTTTCCTGCCTTTTTTCCGCCAATGAAGTGATGACTGCCATCGTCTTTCACGCTCCTTTACGATGTAGTGTTTAACGATCAGGCGCATTCATACGTGCGGACGAAAGGCAGAAATAAGCAAAAAACCCAGCCACATTGGCTGGGTTGGGCATCATGCGATTAACGTTTCGAGAACTGCGGAGCGCGGCGGGCGCCTTTGAGCCCGTATTTTTTGCGTTCTTTAACGCGGGCATCGCGCGTCAGTAAACCGGCCCGTTTCAGCACCGTGCGGAATTCCGGATCCACTTCAAGCAACGCGCGAGCGATGCCATGGCGAATCGCACCAGCTTGGCCGGCAAATCCGCCGCCTTGGACGTTCACCAAAACGTCGTAGCTGCCAAGCGTTTCCGTCAATACGAGCGGCTGTTTGACCATTTCGATGAGCGCTTCCGACGGAATGTACTCGCGAATGTCACGCTTATTCACAATGATGCGACCATCGCCCGGGACAAGGCGGACGCGGGCGACCGAGCTTTTGCGACGACCTGTGCCGTAATATTGTACTTGTGCCAAAATCATACCCTCCCTTATGATTATCCGCGAAGTTCATATACTTCCGGTTTTTGTGCTTGATGCGGATGTTCGCTTCCACGGTAAACGTGCAACTTTTTGAACATTTGCCGGCCAAGGCTGCCTTTTGGAAGCATGCCACGCACCGCACGTTCGATCATTTGTTCCGGATAGTTCGTACGCATTTCCAGCGCTGTTCTTACTTTTAATCCACCCGGATATAAGCTGTGGCGATAGTATAGCTTTTTCGTCAACTTTTTCCCAGTGAGTTCGACTTTGTCCGCATTGATGACAATGACATGATCTCCGCAGTCAACGTGCGGGGTGAACGTCGGTTTATGTTTGCCGCGCAACAGCGCCGCTACTTCGCTGGCCAAGCGACCTAACGTCTTGCCAGCTGCGTCGACAACGTACCATTTACGCTCTACTTCATTCGGTTTCGCCATATAAGTCGTACGCAATGTCATTCCCTCCTAAAATAAAAAATGAACAAACAAATGGTCGTTTATTTCAACACGATTATGGTCCGGGGCTAATCGTGGAAAATACATGCCATATGATATAATAGCTTGCTGGCGCGCCAATGTCAAGAAGATGTTACACAAGGACTCGTTGTCTTAAAAAGCCGGGGAAGCCATCAGCCATTTGCCAATGAGTGGTCCAAACATTCAGCCTCATAGTATACGCGCCATAAATACAGTCCTTCGGGCGGCGCGGTTGGACCAGCGAGGCGCCGATCTCTCGCCGCAAGCAGTGTTGAAATGTCGGCAGGAGAACGCTTCCCTTGGCCGATCTCCAACACCGTGCCCACAATAATGCGTACCATGTTGTATAAGAAGCCGCTGCCGACAAACCGAAACTCGAGCATCGGGCCGTCGGCCTTCAATTCAGCCCGATACATGGTGCGCACCCGGTCTTCGATCGACGTTTTTGCGGAACAAAAGCTTGTAAAATCATGCGTTCCATGAAGCAAACGGAGCGCCTCGTTCATCGCGCTGATATGAAGCGAATATGGATGCCATGCGCAATAATGGCGGCGAAACACGTCGCGCTCGGCAGCCGTCCATACTTTATAGCGGTATTCTTTCGCTTTCGCCGAAAAACGAGCATGAAAGTCTGCATCAGCCTCCTGTACAAAGCGAACGACGATATCATCCGGCAGCTGAGCATTCAACGCCTTTTTCCACTGCTCCGAGGAAAGGGAAAGCGGCGTATCAAAGTGGATCACTTGCCCATAAGCATGAACGCCGGCATCCGTCCTTCCGGAAGCCGTCACACGCACTTCGGTCCCTTTATGCATCCGCCGAAGCACTTCCTCGAACTCGCCTTGCACCGTCCGCTTTCCCGGCTGGATTTGGTAGCCGAAAAAATGGGTGCCGTCATAGGCGATGATGCATTTGATCCGTTGTGTCATGGCCTTCCTCCGCTATGAGCGTAATAGACAAAGCAATACGGCTAGCAGCGCCACGGCCGCTAAAAACGCGGTGTCCACTGGCTTCCAAGCGAGCTGGCGGAATTTGGTCCGCCCTTCCCCGCCGCGGTAGCCGCGCGCCTCCATGGCTGTCGCCAGCTCATCGGCTCGTTTGAACGAGCTGATAAACAGAGGCACAAGCAGTGAGACGATGGCTTTCATCCGTTCGGAAAAACGGCCGCCAGAAAAATCAACACCACGGGCCGCCTGTGCTTTCATAATTTTTTCTGTCTCTTCCATCAATGTTGGAATGAATCGAAGCGAAATGGCCATCATCAAGGCGAGCTCATGGACGGGGACGCGCATCTTTTTGAGCGGCCCGAGCAAACTCTCGACGCCGTCGGTCACTTCAATCGGCGTCGTCGTCAACGTCAGCATCGTCGTCATCAATACAAGGAGCAAAAACCTTAGGGAAATAAAGATCCCTTGCTTGATGCCGCCTTCATATATAGAGAGCGAACCGATTTGGTAGATGACGTCTCCTTCCTTCGTCATGAATAGATGCAACAGCAATGTAAACAAAACGACCCATAAAATCGGTTTCAAGCCGCGGACAATGAACGAAAATGGGATGCGAGACAGCGCCGCAAAGGCAAACGCAAACAGCGACAGCAGCGCATACGTTGCCGCATTGTTTGCCAAAAAGACGATCAGGACGTAGGCAAACACGACCAATAGTTTGGCGCGCGGGTCTAAGCGATGAATGACGGAATGACCGGGTACATATTGCCCGATAATCAAATGGCTACTCATGGGCACTCACCTTAGCGAACAATTGCTGAATGGCTTCCACCGTCTGTTCCAACGTTAGGCACGGCGATGGAATGACAACACCGAACCGCTTTTCGAGCTGTTGTTTCAATTTGACCGTTTCCGGCACACTCAAACCGATGGCAGCCAGTTTGTCAGCATCGTGAAAGATCTCTTCCGGCGTTCCATGCCGCCACACCGTTCCTTCATGCATGACGATGATTTCATCGGCGTACCGGGCGGCGTCCTCCATGCTGTGGGTGACGAGGACCGTCGTCAACTGCTTTTCCCGATGAAGGCGATAAAACATCTCCATCATCTCTTTGCGCCCACGCGGATCAAGGCCAGCGGTCGGCTCATCGAGCACAAGCACTTCCGGCTCAAGCGCCAGCACACCGGCGATGGCAACCCGCCTCATTTGCCCTCCGCTCAAGTCAAACGGCGATTTCGCCAGTACGTCCTCGCTCAACCCAACAAGCCGAATGAGCTCCCGCGCCTTCCGTTTCGCCTCGTCTTCTGGCACGCCAAAATTGAGTGGGCCAAAACAAATATCTTTCTCCACCGTTTCCTCAAACAACTGATGTTCCGGGAACTGGAAGACGACCCCGACCTTTTTGCGCAGCGGTTTCAGCTGCTTTGGCCGCTTATTGCTCGTGATCGTCTCTTCGCCGATTTTCACCGCGCCGCTTGTCGGCTGCAACAACCCGTTTAAATGCTGAAGGAGGGTCGATTTTCCCGAGCCCGTATGCCCAACCACAGCGACGTACGCCCCGCTTCGGATCATGACATTGACATCATAAAGCGCTCGGCGGGCAAGCGGCGAACGGGCATTGTACACATGCTCTACTTTTTCGAATACAATGTCCATAGCTCCTCGACCAACTCCTCTGTCGTGAAATACCCCGTTCGAAGCGGAATACCTTGTTCCCGCAGACGGCTGCTCATTTTCACGGCAAATGGCAAATCAAGACCGATGCGTTCAAGCTTGCCTCCGAGCTGAAAGATTTGCTCCGGCGTCCCTTCTGCCATAACCTGACCTTTGTTCATGACGATGATGCGATCCGCCTTCGCTGCTTCCTCTAAATCATGGGTGATCGACAACACCGTAATGCGCTGCCGGCGGTTTAACCGGCGCACGGTCTCTAGCACTTCTTCCCTTCCCCGCGGGTCAAGCATCGATGTCGCCTCGTCCAAAATGATGATATCAGGGCGGAGCGCCAAAATGCCAGCGATGGCGACGCGCTGCTTTTGTCCACCGGACAACCGGTGCGGCTCATGACGGAGAAACGATTCCATATGGACTTCGCGGACGGCGTCGCGGATGCGCTCGATCATTTCTGCACGCGGAATGCCGTTGTTTTCAAGGGCAAAAGCGATGTCGTCTTCAACGGTCGCGCCGACAAACTGGTTGTCCGGATTTTGAAACACCATCCCGACGCGGCGCCGCACCTCCCATACGGTCGAATCATCCAACGGACGTCCAAACAGACGAATGACGCCCCGCTCCGGCCAAAGCAAGCCAATGAGCATTCGCGCGATCGTCGACTTGCCAGATCCGTTATGGCCGACGATCGCTAACCATTCCCCGCGCTCCGCCCTGAAGCTGACATTTTGCACCGCATAGTCGAATTGATTTGGATAGCGAAAGGACACTCCCTCGATTGACAAGATTGGTTCGATCATGATCGTTTCCCCTTGCTTCGCCGCGTTGCAAACGCAGCCTGCTAAATGATGGTAAACAAAAAAAGGGCATAGACCCAGTTCAAACGAAACTGTCTCGCCCTTGTTGAAATGAAACCGTTACACGAGTTCAATAATGACCATCGGCGCCCCGTCGCCGCGGCGAGGACCAAGTTTCATAATGCGCGTATAGCCGCCTTGGCGATCTTGGTAGCGCGGCGCAATGTCGCTGAACAGCTTTTGCAACGCATCTTGACCGGTTTCGCTGTTGGCGACCTCCTTGCGGATAAATGCCGCTGCTTGGCGGCGGGCATGCAGATCGCCGCGTTTGCCGAGCGTAATCATTTTTTCCATGATCGAGCGCAATTCTTTCGCCCGCGCTTCCGTCGTTTCAATGCGTTCGTTGATGATTAAGTCTGTTGCCAAGTCACGAAGCAGTGCTTTTCGTTGCGAAGTCGTGCGTCCTAATTTTCTGTACGACATCAAATGTCCCTCCCTTTTAAAGTGATGTGTTCCTCATGGTGGTCATCATCAAAGCGATATGGTGAAAGCCCGTTTCCGGCTTGCCGGCGGAGGCCGGCTCTTAGTCATCTTTGCGCAGACTGAGGCCGAGCTCAGCCAGTTTCGCTTTCACTTCCTCAAGTGACTTGCGGCCGAGGTTGCGCACCTTCATCATATCTTCTTCCGTTTTTTGCGTCAGCTCTTGAACGGTGTTGATGCCGGCCCGCTTCAAGCAATTGTAGGAACGAACCGAAAGATCGAGTTCCTCAATCGTCATTTCAAGCACTTTTTCTTTTTGGTCGTCCTCTTTCTCGACCATGATCTCCGCATTTTGCGCCTCATCCGTCAAGCCGACAAAAATGTTCAGGTGCTCCGTTAAAATTTTTGCTCCAAGAGAAATGGCCTCTTTCGGCCCGATGCTTCCATCCGTCCACACATCAATGGTCAGTTTGTCATAGTCCGTCACTTGGCCGACCCTTGTATTCTCGACTTGATAAGAAACTCGGGAAACCGGCGTATAAATGGAATCGATCGGAATGACGCCGATGGGCTGGTCTTCGCGCTTATTTGCCTCAGCAGGAACATATCCGCGCCCCCGCTTGGCGGTCATGCGCATACGCAGGCGGCCGCCTTCCGCCAGCGTCGCGATATGAAGGTCCGGGTTTAAAATTTCTACATCACTGTCGTGAGTGATATCAGCAGCCGTGACAACTCCTTCACCCTGCACATCAATCTCTAACGTTTTCTCTTCGTCTGAATAAATCTTCAGCGCTAATTTTTTGATATTCAAAATGATAGCTGTCACATCTTCAACAACGCCGTCAATCGTTGAAAACTCATGCAAGACGCCGTCGATTTGCACCGATGTTACAGCTGCACCAGGGAGTGAAGACAATAGGATACGACGCAAGGAGTTCCCTAAAGTTGTACCATATCCACGCTCAAGCGGCTCGACGACGAATTTGCCGTATTTGGCATCTTCGCTCAGTTCGACCGTTTCAATTTTCGGCTTTTCAATTTCAATCATCGATTATTATACCCTCCTTCAAAACGTCGAGACCCCGATCAAACAGTACACGCCTACCAACATTCCCCCATGAATCTCTCTTTACGCTTGCCTGCCATGGTCTTTATCATATCCCATTATTGACAACGGCGCAAATTCTATACAGGGGCGTTACACGCGGCGACGTTTTGGCGGACGGCATCCATTGTGCGGGATTGGAGTGACGTCTTTGATCGCTGTAATTTCCAATCCGGCGGCTTGCAGGGCACGGATCGCTGCCTCGCGGCCAGCCCCTGGACCTTTGACGTTCACTTCGACCGTTTTCATGCCATGTTCCATCGACGCTTTCGCTGCTGCTTCAGCCGCCATTTGCGCCGCAAACGGCGTTGATTTGCGCGAACCTTTGAACCCCAGCGAACCAGCGCTCGCCCAAGCAATGGCGTTGCCATGAACGTCCGTAATTGTCACGATCGTGTTGTTGAACGTGGAACGAATATGGGCGATGCCTGTATCAATATTTTTTCTTACCCGGCGTTTGCGAGTGTTTGTTCTACGTGCCATTCGTCAAATGACCTCCCTTGCGTGATTATTTTTTCTTGTTTGCTACCGTACGGCGCGGACCTTTGCGCGTGCGGGCATTGTTTTTCGTGTTTTGGCCGCGAACCGGCAACCCACGGCGATGGCGAAGACCACGATAGCAACCGATCTCCATCAAGCGTTTAATGTTCAACGATACTTCACGGCGCAAATCGCCTTCCACTTTCAAGCGGCCGACGATTTCACGAATGCGGCTAAGCTCCTCTTCCGTTAAGTCGCGAACGCGCGTGTCTTCCGATACGCCAGCTTCTTTTAAGATTTTTTGTGCTGTCGGTTTGCCGATCCCATAAATGTATGTTAACGAAATGACTACCCGTTTATCACGCGGAATATCGACACCTGCAATGCGTGCCATATGATACACCTCCTTGGAAATTACCCTTGGCGTTGTTTATGTTTCGGATTTTCGCAAATGATCATGACTTTGCCGCGTCTGCGAATAACTTTGCATTTTTCGCAAATCGGTTTGACAGATGGTCTTACTTTCATATTGTTTACCTCCCTATTGAACGGAGTGCATTCCTTTATTTATATCGATACGTGATCCGCCCACGCGTCAAATCATACGGCGACAGCTCCACCGTCACCCGATCGCCAGGCAAAATGCGAATAAAATGCATGCGGATTTTGCCCGATACATGAGCCAACACCGTGTGCCCATTTTCTAATTCTACACGAAACATCGCATTTGGCAATGTTTCGACGACGGTGCCTTCCACTTCAATTACATCATCTTTCGCCATCGAGCGGCTCTCCCTCCTTCGAATGAGTAACATTGTGTTACGCAAAACCGAACGTGATGTCCATGATGCTCGAGAAGACGTTCGCCCCTTTCCTACTTATAAAGTAGGGGGCTCCTTTCCACAATGCGTCAAAATTTCATATCCATCTTCTGTAATGACAATCGTATGTTCAAAATGGGCGCACCGTTTTCCATCAGCCGTGACGACAGTCCAATCATCGGCCAACGTTTTCACGTAACGGCTGCCGGCATTGACCATCGGTTCGATGCACAGCGCCATCCCTGGCCGCAAAATCGGACCTTTGTTCGGTGGTCCATAATGTGGGATTTGTGGGTCTTCATGTAAGTGTTGACCAATTCCATGCCCGACATACTCGCGAACAACGGAAAAGTGATGCGCTTCGACATACGTTTGAATCGCATGGGAGATGTTTGTTAAACGAGCACCCGGCTTTGCCTCAGCAAGCCCGACATACAGCGATTGCTTTGTCACATCAAGCAACCGTTTCGTCTCGGCGTCGATGTCCC
Protein-coding regions in this window:
- a CDS encoding Mrp/NBP35 family ATP-binding protein codes for the protein MLTETEVRAILEKMKDPFLNKTFKETNAIQEIKIKEEKNHVSVKIALAKTGTPEQLRVQTAIVQQLKDAGFATVGLRFAELPRDVVEKYSENKQKTTYIAIASGKGGVGKSTVSVNLAVALARLGKKVGLIDADIYGFSVPDMMGITERPTVRGDKIIPVERFGVKVISMAFFVEDNAPVIWRGPMLGKMLNNFFKEVEWGDLDYLLLDLPPGTGDVALDVHTLLPSCKEIIVTTPHPTAAFVAARAGAMALRTEHEIIGVIENMSYYESRKTGEREYVFGKGGGEKLAKELQTELLGQLPLQQPDWNDDDFAPSVYAEDHPIGKIYMDIARKIVAKY
- a CDS encoding energy-coupling factor ABC transporter ATP-binding protein, with the translated sequence MDIVFEKVEHVYNARSPLARRALYDVNVMIRSGAYVAVVGHTGSGKSTLLQHLNGLLQPTSGAVKIGEETITSNKRPKQLKPLRKKVGVVFQFPEHQLFEETVEKDICFGPLNFGVPEDEAKRKARELIRLVGLSEDVLAKSPFDLSGGQMRRVAIAGVLALEPEVLVLDEPTAGLDPRGRKEMMEMFYRLHREKQLTTVLVTHSMEDAARYADEIIVMHEGTVWRHGTPEEIFHDADKLAAIGLSVPETVKLKQQLEKRFGVVIPSPCLTLEQTVEAIQQLFAKVSAHE
- the gerD gene encoding spore germination lipoprotein GerD, yielding MNKYLPLLLLSFLVLGSCAPQEISPPPPDYDETKKMVVDILKTDEGKKAIQDIMSEDQMKQQLVIDQKAVKETLQQMLTSDQGKKFWENALKDPKFAESFAKGLQAEHEKMMKALMKDPDYQALMIDILKDPEMEKAMVDVLKSKEFRQHLQKVITDTLNSPLYQAKIQDMLMKAAETVQQGGEKQGEEGGGEGGEGEESTGNQQGGGG
- the rpsM gene encoding 30S ribosomal protein S13; protein product: MARIAGVDIPRDKRVVISLTYIYGIGKPTAQKILKEAGVSEDTRVRDLTEEELSRIREIVGRLKVEGDLRREVSLNIKRLMEIGCYRGLRHRRGLPVRGQNTKNNARTRKGPRRTVANKKK
- a CDS encoding YbaK family protein, whose translation is MAVITSLAEKRQEKQLRYERTMLRELSLEKLRTKALEHFVPFYTAYRMFPSVVEEGCIDLAIEAYLLGARYSRFGYYGETADSVRCRCAQEEKYLIDTLFDFLCFWGNIDDDFLSQSLYDVCEQYIGNWWMEGFERGKKRRRLKLR
- the rpsI gene encoding 30S ribosomal protein S9 — its product is MAQVQYYGTGRRKSSVARVRLVPGDGRIIVNKRDIREYIPSEALIEMVKQPLVLTETLGSYDVLVNVQGGGFAGQAGAIRHGIARALLEVDPEFRTVLKRAGLLTRDARVKERKKYGLKGARRAPQFSKR
- a CDS encoding energy-coupling factor transporter transmembrane component T family protein, whose product is MSSHLIIGQYVPGHSVIHRLDPRAKLLVVFAYVLIVFLANNAATYALLSLFAFAFAALSRIPFSFIVRGLKPILWVVLFTLLLHLFMTKEGDVIYQIGSLSIYEGGIKQGIFISLRFLLLVLMTTMLTLTTTPIEVTDGVESLLGPLKKMRVPVHELALMMAISLRFIPTLMEETEKIMKAQAARGVDFSGGRFSERMKAIVSLLVPLFISSFKRADELATAMEARGYRGGEGRTKFRQLAWKPVDTAFLAAVALLAVLLCLLRS
- the rplQ gene encoding 50S ribosomal protein L17 — its product is MSYRKLGRTTSQRKALLRDLATDLIINERIETTEARAKELRSIMEKMITLGKRGDLHARRQAAAFIRKEVANSETGQDALQKLFSDIAPRYQDRQGGYTRIMKLGPRRGDGAPMVIIELV
- a CDS encoding KinB-signaling pathway activation protein, whose translation is MNSRKWVRLFLSTLLIGGIATAAVGIVFNWEEFGRLLLRLEMVEFMAVFLWHIGVGFIFSVISQAGFFAYLTVHRFGLGIFRSLWNAVQVVLIMFVLFDLVYFRYMAFADRGDSIIPYLLTALFILAVGLVVAYVKSAQTNKGAFVPALFFMVVVTVIEWFPVLRINDRDWLYLMLIPLLVCNAYQLLILHKLTGGAKQ
- the truA gene encoding tRNA pseudouridine(38-40) synthase TruA, with the translated sequence MTQRIKCIIAYDGTHFFGYQIQPGKRTVQGEFEEVLRRMHKGTEVRVTASGRTDAGVHAYGQVIHFDTPLSLSSEQWKKALNAQLPDDIVVRFVQEADADFHARFSAKAKEYRYKVWTAAERDVFRRHYCAWHPYSLHISAMNEALRLLHGTHDFTSFCSAKTSIEDRVRTMYRAELKADGPMLEFRFVGSGFLYNMVRIIVGTVLEIGQGKRSPADISTLLAARDRRLAGPTAPPEGLYLWRVYYEAECLDHSLANG
- a CDS encoding DNA-directed RNA polymerase subunit alpha; this translates as MIEIEKPKIETVELSEDAKYGKFVVEPLERGYGTTLGNSLRRILLSSLPGAAVTSVQIDGVLHEFSTIDGVVEDVTAIILNIKKLALKIYSDEEKTLEIDVQGEGVVTAADITHDSDVEILNPDLHIATLAEGGRLRMRMTAKRGRGYVPAEANKREDQPIGVIPIDSIYTPVSRVSYQVENTRVGQVTDYDKLTIDVWTDGSIGPKEAISLGAKILTEHLNIFVGLTDEAQNAEIMVEKEDDQKEKVLEMTIEELDLSVRSYNCLKRAGINTVQELTQKTEEDMMKVRNLGRKSLEEVKAKLAELGLSLRKDD
- the rplM gene encoding 50S ribosomal protein L13 translates to MRTTYMAKPNEVERKWYVVDAAGKTLGRLASEVAALLRGKHKPTFTPHVDCGDHVIVINADKVELTGKKLTKKLYYRHSLYPGGLKVRTALEMRTNYPEQMIERAVRGMLPKGSLGRQMFKKLHVYRGSEHPHQAQKPEVYELRG
- a CDS encoding energy-coupling factor ABC transporter ATP-binding protein translates to MIEPILSIEGVSFRYPNQFDYAVQNVSFRAERGEWLAIVGHNGSGKSTIARMLIGLLWPERGVIRLFGRPLDDSTVWEVRRRVGMVFQNPDNQFVGATVEDDIAFALENNGIPRAEMIERIRDAVREVHMESFLRHEPHRLSGGQKQRVAIAGILALRPDIIILDEATSMLDPRGREEVLETVRRLNRRQRITVLSITHDLEEAAKADRIIVMNKGQVMAEGTPEQIFQLGGKLERIGLDLPFAVKMSSRLREQGIPLRTGYFTTEELVEELWTLYSKK
- the rpsK gene encoding 30S ribosomal protein S11, which produces MARRTNTRKRRVRKNIDTGIAHIRSTFNNTIVTITDVHGNAIAWASAGSLGFKGSRKSTPFAAQMAAEAAAKASMEHGMKTVEVNVKGPGAGREAAIRALQAAGLEITAIKDVTPIPHNGCRPPKRRRV
- the cwlD gene encoding N-acetylmuramoyl-L-alanine amidase CwlD, translating into MREKWKWLVAFAGVALMITLLFPFLFSNMTSTKSWNLPLSGRIIVLDPGHGGPDGGAVGGEALEKDIALNVAKKLRDYLQQQGALVLMTRETDRDLAGPSTRGYSRRKTEDLLERTAFVNRSNADLFISIHLNAIPSPRWRGAQTFYYGSFIENERLARLIQAELRRNLENTHRLAKMIDTVYLLKHAKIPGALVEVGFLSNPDERELLVSDGYQTKLAASIYKGVLRYFSNEHTPRE